The Myxococcus fulvus genome has a window encoding:
- a CDS encoding J domain-containing protein: MSASNTIVGLGARTDHIATVPNLDLARLQLSPEETGVLSLVGRVERIDQVLSRSTLGEARTIAVLLALRAKGAIVPARVVPRNQPAPAVDAAMAEEVDLEPERKKEIIDLERALDGLDYFAVLGLRPGAPATEVKQAYYNASRRFHPDRYFGKNLGSFRARMERIFRKLTDAHNVLSQQDKRDAYLKANPALAQASAAASTPSTPPPVASSPAPSAASYPATELTPIGLTPPPAPSPLRMARPAPPPPPAPAPPPVNDAESEARRAERQARLARHPYMAKNVRLTELVARGKAAVARGDWERAYQDFHQVQTMDPKNREVATLLVEARRRHDEQRASVEVTRGRELEQHGDDVGALAAYRLAFSLDNQSAEAAFRSAKLGLQQGQDVGEVRVLAQRAVDLLPGRVEHQVLLGRVLMDSGAKKQAKRVFEDATKLDPDNAEAKAALKKLRWTF, translated from the coding sequence GTGAGCGCGTCAAACACGATTGTCGGCCTGGGGGCCCGGACGGACCACATCGCCACCGTGCCCAACCTGGACCTCGCTCGCCTCCAGCTCTCGCCGGAGGAGACGGGCGTGTTGTCGCTCGTGGGCAGGGTGGAGCGCATCGACCAGGTGCTGTCACGTTCCACCCTGGGTGAGGCGCGCACCATCGCCGTGCTGCTGGCGCTGCGCGCCAAGGGCGCCATCGTCCCGGCGCGCGTGGTGCCGCGAAACCAGCCGGCGCCCGCGGTGGACGCCGCGATGGCCGAGGAGGTGGACCTCGAGCCGGAGCGGAAGAAGGAGATCATCGACCTGGAGCGCGCGCTGGACGGGCTGGACTACTTCGCCGTCCTGGGCCTGCGTCCCGGGGCCCCCGCCACCGAGGTGAAGCAGGCGTACTACAACGCGTCGCGCCGCTTCCACCCGGACCGCTACTTCGGCAAGAACCTGGGCAGCTTCCGCGCGCGGATGGAGCGCATCTTCCGCAAGCTCACCGACGCCCACAACGTCCTCAGCCAGCAGGACAAGCGCGACGCATACCTCAAGGCGAACCCGGCGCTCGCCCAGGCCTCCGCGGCCGCCTCGACGCCCTCGACGCCGCCGCCCGTGGCCTCCTCGCCGGCTCCGTCCGCGGCCTCGTACCCGGCCACGGAGTTGACGCCCATCGGCCTGACGCCGCCGCCCGCGCCTTCACCCCTGCGGATGGCCCGGCCCGCCCCGCCGCCTCCTCCCGCGCCCGCGCCGCCGCCGGTGAACGACGCGGAGTCGGAGGCCCGGCGCGCCGAGCGACAGGCCCGGCTCGCCCGTCACCCGTACATGGCCAAGAACGTGCGCCTGACGGAGCTGGTGGCCCGGGGCAAGGCGGCCGTGGCCCGGGGAGACTGGGAGCGCGCGTACCAGGACTTCCACCAGGTCCAGACGATGGACCCGAAGAACCGCGAGGTGGCGACGCTGCTGGTGGAGGCGCGCCGCCGTCACGACGAGCAGCGGGCCTCCGTCGAGGTGACGCGGGGGCGGGAGCTGGAGCAGCACGGGGACGACGTCGGGGCGCTCGCGGCGTACCGGCTCGCCTTCTCGCTGGACAACCAGAGCGCCGAGGCGGCGTTCCGCTCGGCGAAGCTGGGGCTCCAGCAGGGCCAGGACGTCGGGGAGGTGCGCGTCCTGGCGCAGCGCGCCGTGGACCTCCTGCCGGGGCGGGTGGAGCACCAGGTGTTGTTGGGCCGGGTGCTGATGGATTCAGGGGCCAAGAAGCAGGCCAAGCGGGTCTTCGAGGACGCGACGAAGCTGGACCCCGACAACGCCGAGGCCAAGGCGGCGCTCAAGAAGCTGCGCTGGACGTTCTAG
- a CDS encoding aspartate aminotransferase family protein — protein sequence MTPLPQPVPSAAPSSNDTLIQKARHHLLQNYKQQPIVLARGQGTRVWDADGREYLDLIGGVATCALGHCHPDVVAAAHAQLDTLWHVSNAFYSQPQIDLAAQLCEWSGLSRAFFCNSGAEANEALLKLARKVMKDRGTPERFEVITFERSFHGRTLATVTATGQPKYHAGFEPLPAGFHHVPYGDLDAVRAAVKPTTAAILVEPVQGEGGVRQAPAGFLKGLRALCDEKGLLLLVDEIQTGMGRTGIPFGFMRDGILPDAISMAKALGNGLPIGAMLCRDDVGASMVPGSHGSTFGGNLVAAAAANAVLKVIRQPGFLDEVNSKGAYFLEKLRGIQSRLPAGRVVEVRGQGLLVGLEMDRDAPQVLGKLREAGVLGNAAGERTVRFAPPFTISREELDQSLAIIERVLTAL from the coding sequence TTGACTCCCTTGCCGCAACCCGTGCCCTCGGCCGCCCCCAGCTCCAACGACACCCTCATCCAGAAGGCCCGCCACCACCTGCTGCAGAACTACAAGCAGCAGCCCATCGTCCTGGCACGTGGGCAGGGTACGCGCGTGTGGGACGCGGATGGGCGGGAGTACCTGGACCTCATCGGGGGCGTGGCGACGTGCGCGCTCGGGCACTGCCACCCGGACGTGGTGGCGGCGGCGCACGCGCAGCTGGACACCCTGTGGCACGTCTCCAACGCGTTCTACTCGCAGCCGCAGATCGACCTGGCGGCGCAGCTGTGCGAGTGGAGCGGCCTGTCGCGCGCGTTCTTCTGCAACTCGGGCGCGGAGGCGAACGAGGCACTGCTGAAGCTGGCCCGCAAGGTGATGAAGGACCGGGGCACGCCGGAGCGCTTCGAGGTCATCACCTTCGAGCGCAGCTTCCACGGCCGCACCCTGGCCACCGTCACCGCCACGGGGCAGCCGAAGTACCACGCGGGTTTCGAGCCGCTGCCCGCGGGCTTCCACCACGTGCCTTATGGCGATCTGGACGCGGTGCGCGCCGCGGTGAAGCCCACCACGGCCGCCATCCTGGTGGAGCCCGTCCAGGGCGAGGGCGGGGTGCGTCAGGCTCCCGCGGGCTTCCTCAAGGGGCTGCGGGCCCTGTGCGACGAGAAGGGCCTCTTGCTGCTGGTGGATGAGATTCAAACGGGCATGGGCCGCACGGGCATCCCGTTCGGCTTCATGCGCGACGGCATCCTCCCGGACGCCATCAGCATGGCCAAGGCGCTGGGCAACGGCCTGCCCATCGGCGCCATGCTGTGCCGCGACGACGTGGGCGCGAGCATGGTGCCCGGCAGCCACGGGTCCACCTTCGGCGGCAACCTGGTGGCCGCCGCCGCCGCCAACGCGGTGCTGAAGGTCATCCGTCAGCCCGGCTTCCTCGACGAGGTGAACTCCAAGGGGGCGTACTTCCTGGAGAAGCTGCGGGGCATCCAGTCCCGGCTGCCCGCGGGCCGCGTGGTGGAGGTCCGGGGGCAGGGCCTGCTGGTGGGCCTGGAGATGGACCGCGACGCGCCCCAGGTGCTCGGCAAGCTGCGCGAGGCGGGGGTGCTCGGCAACGCCGCAGGTGAGCGGACCGTGCGCTTCGCCCCTCCGTTCACCATCAGCCGGGAGGAGCTGGACCAGAGCCTGGCCATCATCGAGCGGGTGCTGACCGCCCTCTGA
- the hslU gene encoding ATP-dependent protease ATPase subunit HslU, giving the protein MAESRKTSAFTPREVVGELDRYIVGQNAAKRAVAIALRNRWRRQQVSDDLRDEIHPKNIIMIGPTGVGKTEIARRLAKLAQAPFVKVEASKFTEVGYVGRDVESMIRDLVEAAIGLVREEETEKVRPRAEELAEDRLMELLQNNGTPRTPSSPPPFGFAPPPPQPAPQRLGDNEREKLRAQLRAGTLDDQFVELETSDSAPTFMRGFSGQGMEEIGVNLQDLFKNMPGMSKTRRRRVRVPEALQLLRQEEAQKLVDPDRVQREAVARAESSGIVFIDEIDKIASRDGGGKGGGGPDVSREGVQRDILPIVEGSTVNTKYGMVKTDHMLFIAAGAFHVSKPSDLIPELQGRFPIRVELEPLSGDDLIRILREPKNSLLRQYTALLSTEGVRLSFTDDAVTELARIAQQANERTQNIGARRLHTVLERLLDEVSFSASELGPRDFQVDGNYVRERLGAIVQDEDLSRYIL; this is encoded by the coding sequence GTGGCCGAATCGCGCAAGACGTCCGCCTTCACGCCTCGTGAGGTGGTGGGCGAGCTGGACCGCTACATCGTCGGGCAGAACGCCGCCAAGCGCGCGGTGGCCATCGCCCTGCGCAACCGCTGGCGCCGCCAGCAGGTCTCCGACGACCTGCGCGACGAAATCCACCCGAAGAACATCATCATGATCGGCCCCACGGGCGTGGGGAAGACGGAGATCGCCCGGCGGCTCGCGAAGCTGGCGCAGGCGCCGTTCGTCAAGGTGGAGGCCTCCAAGTTCACGGAGGTGGGCTACGTGGGCCGCGACGTGGAGTCGATGATTCGCGACCTCGTCGAGGCCGCCATCGGCCTGGTGCGCGAGGAGGAGACGGAGAAGGTCCGCCCCCGCGCCGAGGAGCTGGCCGAGGACCGGTTGATGGAGCTGCTGCAGAACAACGGCACGCCGCGCACGCCGTCCTCGCCGCCGCCGTTCGGCTTCGCGCCGCCGCCCCCGCAGCCCGCGCCCCAGCGCCTGGGCGACAACGAGCGCGAGAAGCTGCGCGCCCAATTGCGCGCGGGCACGCTGGATGACCAGTTCGTGGAGCTGGAGACGAGCGACAGCGCGCCCACCTTCATGCGCGGCTTCTCCGGCCAGGGCATGGAGGAGATCGGCGTCAACCTGCAGGACCTCTTCAAGAACATGCCGGGCATGAGCAAGACGCGTCGTCGTCGGGTGCGCGTGCCGGAGGCGCTCCAGCTCCTGCGCCAGGAGGAGGCCCAGAAGCTGGTGGACCCGGACCGCGTCCAGCGCGAGGCCGTGGCGCGCGCCGAGTCGAGCGGCATCGTGTTCATCGACGAGATCGACAAGATCGCCAGCCGCGACGGCGGCGGCAAGGGCGGGGGAGGCCCGGACGTCTCGCGCGAGGGCGTGCAGCGCGACATCCTCCCCATCGTCGAGGGCTCCACCGTCAACACCAAGTACGGCATGGTGAAGACGGACCACATGCTCTTCATCGCCGCGGGCGCCTTCCACGTCTCCAAGCCCAGCGACCTCATCCCGGAATTGCAGGGCCGCTTCCCCATCCGCGTGGAGCTGGAGCCGCTCTCCGGCGACGACCTCATCCGCATCCTGCGCGAGCCGAAGAACTCCCTCTTGCGCCAGTACACCGCGCTGCTCTCCACCGAGGGCGTGCGCCTGTCCTTCACCGACGACGCGGTGACGGAGCTGGCGCGCATCGCCCAGCAGGCGAACGAGCGCACGCAGAACATCGGCGCCCGCCGCCTGCACACCGTGCTCGAGCGGCTGCTCGATGAGGTCTCCTTCTCCGCCAGCGAGCTGGGGCCCCGGGACTTCCAGGTGGACGGCAATTATGTGCGCGAGCGGCTGGGCGCCATCGTCCAGGACGAGGACCTGTCGCGCTACATCCTCTAG
- the hslV gene encoding ATP-dependent protease subunit HslV, producing the protein MFHGTTILCVRRDGKVAIASDGQVSLEKTVMKNTAKKVRRLGEGQVLAGFAGSTADAFTLFERFEGKLKEHQKNMARACVELGKDWRTDRFLRRLEALLVVADKDKTFILSGAGDVIEPDHGIAAVGSGGPYAFAAARALMAHTQLSAREVAQQSLSIAGEIDIYTNSNISIEEL; encoded by the coding sequence ATGTTCCACGGCACCACCATTCTCTGCGTGCGACGCGACGGAAAGGTCGCCATCGCCAGTGACGGTCAGGTCTCGCTCGAAAAGACGGTGATGAAGAACACGGCGAAGAAGGTCCGCAGGCTGGGCGAGGGCCAGGTCCTCGCCGGGTTCGCGGGCAGCACCGCCGATGCCTTCACCCTGTTCGAGCGCTTCGAGGGCAAGCTCAAGGAGCACCAGAAGAACATGGCGCGCGCCTGCGTCGAGCTGGGCAAGGACTGGCGCACGGACCGCTTCCTGCGCCGGCTGGAGGCGCTGCTCGTCGTGGCGGACAAGGACAAGACGTTCATCCTGTCCGGCGCCGGGGACGTCATCGAGCCGGACCACGGCATCGCCGCGGTGGGCAGCGGGGGCCCCTACGCGTTCGCCGCCGCCCGGGCGCTGATGGCCCACACGCAGCTGTCCGCTCGCGAGGTGGCGCAGCAGTCGCTCTCCATCGCGGGCGAAATCGACATCTACACCAACTCCAACATCTCCATCGAAGAGCTCTAG